ACTCGCTCGCAGTCTGTTGAGGCTCTGGCGCGATCTCGCGAGCTTCTGCGTGTTCCAGTTTACCGGCGACCAAAGCTGAGCAAGGCCGGCTAAGGCATACCCAAACCGAACCATGCGGATCGGTTGTTAGGGGTCTGCAACGGGTGAGGAGCCGACCTTCGGCGAGGCGGCCGCAACGGACTGCATCACCGTCGAAGTGAGCCCTCTTCCGAACGAGCCGAGAACTTCGGATGAGACGCGCCCACCAATTGCACCGAACAGTCCCCTTTTCCCACCGGTTGGCCCTTTACGCGCTCCTGTTGCGATGAGGACCATGGACCAGCCCGCACCCAAGCCGCTGACCGAGGATGAGGATCAGGCCGAGCAGCAGAAAGATGGCGGCCTTCTCCACGCCCTCGGCACAGGCGTGATCACGGGTGCGGCCGACGACGACCCCTCTGCCATCGGGACCTACGCGAGTGCCGGGGCGAAGTTTGGTCTGACGTTCCTCTGGATCGCCCCTGTCGTGCTGCCGATGATGTACGTGGTCGTGTACGTCTCGGCCAAGCTCGGGCAGGTCTACGGCAAGGGCCTGTTCGCCATCGTGCGCGACCGCTACCCGCGCTGGATCCTCTACCCGATTGTGCTCGGGGCCTTCGTCGGCAACCTCATCGAGGCGGCCGCCAATCTCGGCGGCATCGGCGCGGCCCTCAACCTGCTGGTTCCACTGCCAATCAGTACCATCGTGGTCGGGGCTGCCGTAGCAATCCTGGCCTTCCAGATCTTCGGCTCCTACACGCTTCTGCGCAACATCTTCCGCTGGCTTGCCCTGGCCCTGTTTGCCTACGTGGCAGCCGCTATTCTCGCGAAACCAGACCCTTACGAGATCCTACGCGGCACCTTCATCCCGCACGTCCGCTTCGATGCCGACTTCCTGTCGATGATCGTAGCCTGCATCGGCACCTCGCTCTCGGCCTACATCTACACGTGGCAGTCAAACCAGGAGGTCGAGGAGGAGATTGCGCAGGGCCGCCACACGCTGCGGCAGCGCAAGGGGGCGACCGATGCCGAGCTGCGCAAGACCCGGCGGGACGTGGTGATCGGGATGCTATTCTCGAACGTAATCTTGTACTTCATCATCCTGTCCACTGGCGCGACCCTGCACCCCGCCGGTCAGACCGAGATCGAGAGCGCGGCCCAGGCTGCCGCCGCCTTGGAACCGCTGGCGGGTGCCGGAGCCAAGTACCTGTTCGCTTTGGGCGTGGTGGGCGTCGGCTTCCTGGCGGTGCCGGTGATGACCACAGGCGCCGCCTATGACCTCGTGCAGGGGGCCGGCCGGAAAGGCAGTCTGCACGCGCGCCCGAGCGAGGCCAAGCTATTCTACGGCACCATCGCGGCGGTGACGGCGCTGGCTGTGGGGCTGAACTTCCTCGGCTTCAATCCGATGCGAGCCTTGGTGTGGTCTGGCATCGTGCAGGGCTTCTCGGTGCCGCCGCTGCTCTTCCTCATGATGCTGATGACGAACGACAAGGCGGTGATGGGGGATTGGATCAATGGCTGGCTGACGAACCTGCTGGGATGGATCACGACCCTCGTGACGTTCGCCGCCACCGTTTGCCTCATCGTGACGTGGTTCCTGTGAGAGCGCCTGCGTCACACCCGGGGCGCGTCGTGCATCTCCGCAGAGGCTTGGTGTGTTCCAGCCTAGTGATGCCGGCCGGCTTGGTCCCGCTGATTATCATCGGAATGGGCGGGTCAGGGCCGCCCTGGGCAAAGACCATCGCTGGCCTTGTGACCTTTACAGGCGCCTTGCTCGAACTCGCTACGGTTTGGCGGTTCACGCGAAGTGCGGGGTAAGGAGGGCTGTAGCAAGCAGGTTCAGCACCGA
The sequence above is drawn from the Methylobacterium mesophilicum SR1.6/6 genome and encodes:
- a CDS encoding Nramp family divalent metal transporter, whose product is MDQPAPKPLTEDEDQAEQQKDGGLLHALGTGVITGAADDDPSAIGTYASAGAKFGLTFLWIAPVVLPMMYVVVYVSAKLGQVYGKGLFAIVRDRYPRWILYPIVLGAFVGNLIEAAANLGGIGAALNLLVPLPISTIVVGAAVAILAFQIFGSYTLLRNIFRWLALALFAYVAAAILAKPDPYEILRGTFIPHVRFDADFLSMIVACIGTSLSAYIYTWQSNQEVEEEIAQGRHTLRQRKGATDAELRKTRRDVVIGMLFSNVILYFIILSTGATLHPAGQTEIESAAQAAAALEPLAGAGAKYLFALGVVGVGFLAVPVMTTGAAYDLVQGAGRKGSLHARPSEAKLFYGTIAAVTALAVGLNFLGFNPMRALVWSGIVQGFSVPPLLFLMMLMTNDKAVMGDWINGWLTNLLGWITTLVTFAATVCLIVTWFL